From a single Georhizobium profundi genomic region:
- a CDS encoding sensor histidine kinase codes for MVAETQQGGTRPSGATARPRRAAPRPFSLPFTLIRRVFGNIVFSSLTRRILFLNLAGLLVLVFGILYLNQFREGLIDARVESLLTQGEIIAGAIAGSATVETNSITIDPEKLLELQAGESIAPNSLDENLDFPINPERVAPVLRRLISPTRTRARIYDGEANLILDSRFLYSSGQVLRYDLPPVSPDDGGFFGRIGNGVNRLLQQRNLPTYREEPGGDGSIYPEVVNALTGGRGAVVRVTDQGELIVSVAVPVQRFRAVLGVLLLSTQAGDIDKIVHAERLAIVRIFAVAATVSIVLSLLLASTIGNPLRRLSAAAVRVKRGARAREEIPDFSDRQDEIGNLSVALRDMTNALYDRMDAIERFAADVSHELKNPLTSLRSAVETLPLARTDENKKRLLEIIQHDVRRLDRLISDISDASRLDAELTRQDASRVDLVKLLTELVELARHAHANAKQVSIDLAVKLDQAQRNAAIVHGHDLRLGQVVTNLIENARSFVPDQDGRILVTIDRKGDWYRVTVEDNGPGIQAEDIDRIFERFYTDRPAGEDFGQNSGLGLSISRQIVEVHGGSLTAENMRDTEDGPIKGARFLIRLPAEPR; via the coding sequence ATGGTCGCTGAAACGCAGCAAGGCGGCACCAGACCGTCCGGGGCGACCGCCAGGCCGCGCCGCGCTGCCCCGCGACCATTCAGCCTGCCCTTCACGCTGATCCGGCGCGTTTTTGGCAATATCGTCTTTTCGAGCCTCACCAGGCGCATCCTCTTTCTGAACCTCGCCGGTCTGCTCGTCCTCGTCTTCGGCATTCTTTATCTCAACCAGTTCCGCGAAGGCCTGATCGACGCGCGTGTCGAAAGTCTTCTAACACAGGGTGAGATCATCGCCGGCGCGATTGCCGGTTCGGCAACGGTCGAGACCAATTCGATCACCATCGATCCGGAGAAGCTGCTCGAATTGCAGGCCGGCGAAAGCATTGCGCCCAATTCGCTGGATGAGAACCTCGATTTTCCCATCAATCCAGAACGCGTGGCACCGGTGCTTCGACGGCTGATTTCGCCGACGCGCACCCGTGCGCGCATCTATGACGGCGAAGCCAACCTCATCCTGGATTCCCGCTTCCTCTATTCGAGCGGTCAGGTGCTGCGCTACGACCTGCCACCGGTTTCGCCCGATGATGGAGGCTTTTTCGGCCGCATCGGCAATGGCGTGAACCGTCTCCTCCAGCAGCGCAATCTGCCGACCTATCGCGAAGAGCCGGGCGGTGACGGATCTATCTATCCCGAAGTCGTCAATGCGTTGACCGGTGGGCGCGGCGCCGTGGTGCGCGTCACCGACCAGGGCGAGTTGATCGTGTCCGTCGCCGTGCCGGTGCAGCGCTTCCGTGCGGTCCTTGGCGTGCTGCTTCTGTCCACGCAGGCCGGCGATATCGACAAGATCGTGCATGCCGAGCGGCTGGCGATCGTGCGCATTTTCGCGGTGGCGGCCACCGTATCCATTGTCCTTTCCCTGCTGCTCGCCAGCACCATCGGCAATCCGCTCCGCCGTCTTTCCGCTGCAGCTGTGCGCGTCAAGCGTGGTGCCCGGGCACGCGAGGAGATCCCGGATTTTTCCGATCGGCAGGACGAGATCGGCAACCTGTCGGTCGCGCTCCGCGACATGACGAATGCCCTTTACGACCGTATGGACGCCATCGAGCGCTTCGCCGCCGATGTCAGCCACGAGCTCAAAAACCCGCTGACCTCGTTGCGCAGCGCGGTTGAAACATTGCCGCTCGCCCGCACGGACGAGAACAAGAAACGTCTCCTGGAAATCATCCAGCACGACGTGCGCCGGTTGGATCGCCTGATCAGCGACATTTCGGATGCTTCGCGGCTGGATGCCGAACTTACGCGCCAGGACGCATCACGGGTGGATTTGGTGAAGCTGTTGACCGAACTGGTCGAGCTCGCCCGCCATGCCCATGCCAATGCCAAGCAGGTCAGCATCGATCTTGCGGTCAAACTCGATCAGGCCCAGCGCAATGCGGCGATCGTTCACGGTCACGATCTGCGGCTCGGTCAGGTGGTCACGAACCTCATCGAGAATGCCCGGTCGTTCGTGCCCGATCAGGATGGCAGGATCTTGGTGACCATCGACCGCAAGGGCGACTGGTATCGGGTGACCGTGGAAGACAACGGGCCCGGCATCCAGGCCGAAGATATCGACCGGATCTTCGAGCGCTTCTATACGGACCGCCCGGCAGGCGAGGATTTCGGCCAGAATTCCGGCCTGGGATTGTCGATCAGCCGCCAGATCGTCGAAGTCCATGGCGGATCGCTGACGGCCGAGAACATGCGTGACACCGAGGACGGTCCGATCAAGGGCGCCCGCTTCCTGATCCGACTGCCTGCCGAACCGCGTTGA
- a CDS encoding response regulator transcription factor gives MQTIALVDDDRNILTSVSIALESEGYRVETYTDGASALDGLLARPPQLAIFDIKMPRMDGMELLRRLRQKSDIPVIFLTSKDEEIDELFGLKMGADDFITKPFSQRLLVERVRAVLRRASSRELAAAAKPGQVTSKTLERGSLIMDQERHTCTWKNEPVTLTVTEFLILQSLAQRPGVVKSRDALMDAAYDEQVYVDDRTIDSHIKRLRKKFKMVDDGFDMIETLYGVGYRFRETPA, from the coding sequence ATGCAGACCATCGCGCTTGTCGATGATGACCGGAATATCTTGACCTCCGTATCGATCGCGCTCGAATCGGAAGGATACCGCGTCGAGACCTATACCGACGGGGCATCCGCGCTGGATGGACTATTGGCCCGGCCACCGCAGCTTGCGATCTTCGATATCAAGATGCCGCGCATGGATGGCATGGAGCTGCTGCGCCGCCTGCGCCAGAAGTCCGACATCCCCGTCATCTTTCTCACTTCCAAGGATGAGGAAATCGACGAGCTCTTCGGCTTGAAGATGGGCGCCGACGATTTCATCACCAAGCCCTTCTCCCAGAGGCTTCTGGTCGAGCGCGTCCGCGCAGTTTTGCGCCGCGCAAGCAGCCGCGAGCTCGCCGCCGCCGCAAAGCCCGGACAAGTCACGTCGAAGACGCTGGAGCGCGGCTCGCTAATCATGGATCAGGAACGGCATACCTGCACGTGGAAGAACGAGCCCGTAACGCTGACCGTCACGGAGTTTCTGATCCTCCAGTCGCTCGCCCAGCGCCCCGGCGTTGTGAAAAGTCGCGACGCATTGATGGATGCCGCCTATGATGAGCAGGTCTATGTGGATGATCGCACCATCGACAGCCACATCAAGCGCTTGCGCAAGAAGTTCAAAATGGTCGATGACGGTTTCGACATGATCGAAACGCTTTACGGCGTCGGCTACCGCTTCCGCGAAACGCCTGCCTGA
- a CDS encoding phosphoenolpyruvate carboxykinase, giving the protein MKQIGRRNQATDIATIGFSDVASVHYNLPEAALYEHSIARGEAELTVHGALRALTGQHTGRSAKDKFIVRDEHTDGVIWWDNNKAMSRDHFDALHADFLAHAKDMDLFVQDLVGGADAENQLPTRVVTEYAWHSLFIRNLLIRPAPETLDDFQPKLTIIDLPSFQADPERHGSRSSTVIAADLTRGIVLIGGTSYAGEMKKSVFTVLNHLLPAKGVMPMHCSANTGPAGDAAIFFGLSGTGKTTLSADPARVLVGDDEHGWGENGIFNFEGGCYAKTIRLSREAEPEIYATTERFGTVLENVVLDEQRRPQFDDGSLTENTRCAYPLHFIANASSTGTAAHPKNIIMLTADAFGVLPPIARLTPAQAMYHFLSGYTAKVAGTEKGVTEPEATFSTCFGAPFMPRHPSEYGNLLRELISRHGVSCWLVNTGWTGGAYGTGSRMPIRATRALLAAALDGSLNEASFRTDPNFGFEVPLAVPGVDATILDPRRTWADGDAYNRQAEKLVSMFIANFEKFEEHVGGDVLGAAPRLPMAAE; this is encoded by the coding sequence ATGAAGCAGATCGGACGGCGCAATCAGGCCACCGACATTGCGACGATCGGATTTTCCGATGTCGCCAGCGTGCATTACAATCTGCCAGAAGCGGCTCTCTACGAGCACTCGATCGCGCGCGGCGAAGCCGAGCTGACGGTTCACGGTGCGCTCAGAGCTTTGACCGGCCAGCACACGGGCCGCTCGGCCAAGGACAAGTTCATCGTCCGTGACGAGCACACCGATGGCGTCATCTGGTGGGACAACAACAAGGCCATGTCGCGCGATCATTTCGATGCGCTACATGCTGATTTCCTCGCGCATGCCAAGGATATGGATCTCTTCGTCCAAGACCTCGTCGGTGGCGCCGATGCGGAAAACCAGCTGCCGACGCGCGTCGTCACGGAATATGCCTGGCATTCGCTCTTCATCCGCAATCTGCTGATCCGCCCGGCCCCTGAGACGCTGGATGATTTCCAGCCGAAGCTGACGATCATCGACCTGCCGAGCTTCCAGGCCGATCCCGAGCGGCACGGCTCGCGATCTAGCACAGTGATTGCCGCGGACCTGACGCGCGGCATCGTGCTCATTGGCGGAACGTCCTATGCGGGCGAGATGAAGAAGTCCGTCTTCACCGTTCTCAACCACCTCCTGCCCGCCAAGGGCGTCATGCCGATGCATTGCTCTGCGAACACCGGCCCGGCCGGCGACGCAGCGATCTTCTTCGGCCTTTCCGGCACCGGGAAGACGACGCTCTCTGCCGATCCGGCCCGCGTTCTCGTTGGTGACGACGAACATGGCTGGGGCGAAAACGGCATCTTCAATTTCGAAGGCGGCTGCTACGCCAAGACGATTCGTCTCTCACGCGAAGCCGAGCCGGAGATTTATGCAACGACGGAGCGTTTCGGCACGGTGTTGGAAAACGTCGTGCTCGACGAGCAGCGTCGTCCTCAGTTCGATGACGGATCGCTGACGGAGAACACCCGCTGCGCCTATCCGCTGCACTTCATTGCGAATGCAAGCTCGACGGGCACTGCGGCGCATCCGAAGAACATCATCATGCTGACGGCGGACGCCTTCGGCGTGCTGCCTCCCATCGCTCGGCTGACGCCGGCGCAGGCGATGTATCACTTCCTCTCGGGCTACACCGCAAAGGTTGCCGGCACCGAGAAGGGCGTGACCGAACCGGAAGCCACGTTCTCGACCTGCTTCGGCGCGCCCTTCATGCCGCGCCACCCTTCTGAATACGGCAACCTGCTGCGCGAACTGATCTCGCGCCACGGCGTGTCCTGCTGGCTCGTGAACACCGGCTGGACCGGCGGTGCCTATGGAACGGGCTCGCGCATGCCGATCCGCGCGACCCGTGCACTTCTCGCTGCCGCGCTCGACGGATCGCTCAACGAGGCAAGCTTCCGGACCGATCCGAATTTCGGCTTCGAAGTGCCGCTCGCCGTCCCCGGCGTCGATGCAACGATCCTCGATCCGCGCCGCACCTGGGCCGATGGCGACGCCTATAACCGGCAGGCCGAGAAGCTCGTTTCCATGTTCATCGCCAATTTCGAGAAGTTCGAAGAACATGTGGGCGGCGACGTGCTGGGGGCGGCACCCCGGCTTCCCATGGCGGCCGAATAA
- the arfB gene encoding alternative ribosome rescue aminoacyl-tRNA hydrolase ArfB, which translates to MASDDLIITRSITIKGWELTEQFITSAGPGGQNVNKVATAVQLRFNAANSPSLTDRVKENALKLAGRRATKDGDIVLEANRFRTQERNREDARDRLRELIAKAAEPPPPPRKKTRPGRGAIERRLKAKSERGSIKKMRGKVDD; encoded by the coding sequence ATGGCCAGCGACGACCTCATCATCACACGTTCGATCACCATCAAAGGGTGGGAGCTGACGGAGCAGTTCATCACCTCCGCCGGCCCTGGCGGACAGAACGTCAACAAGGTCGCCACCGCGGTTCAGTTACGGTTTAATGCCGCAAACTCGCCCTCGCTCACGGACCGGGTGAAGGAAAACGCGCTGAAGCTCGCCGGGCGCCGCGCGACCAAGGATGGCGATATCGTGCTGGAAGCAAACCGCTTCCGGACCCAGGAGCGGAACAGGGAAGATGCCCGGGACAGGTTGCGGGAGCTCATTGCCAAGGCAGCCGAACCGCCCCCACCACCGCGCAAGAAGACGCGACCTGGGCGCGGCGCCATCGAGCGCCGCCTGAAAGCGAAGTCGGAGCGCGGCTCGATCAAGAAGATGCGCGGCAAAGTGGATGATTGA
- a CDS encoding alpha-ketoglutarate-dependent dioxygenase AlkB family protein — translation MIEASSERDRIPEGFRYLPAYLTLDDQRALLEDIRRVVAQAPLYVPRMPRTGKALSVRMTNCGDLGWMTDQAGGYRYQPNHPATGKPWPAIPEVLLDLWRDLSGADFPPEACLVNFYDADARMGLHQDKDEQNLEAPVLSISLGDDCRFRIGGPVRGGPTASLKLNSGDIVVLGGRARLAYHGVDRIYAGTSTLLKNGGRINLTLRRVTAAEASGTGS, via the coding sequence ATGATTGAGGCATCGTCGGAACGGGATCGCATTCCGGAAGGCTTCCGCTACCTCCCTGCCTATCTGACATTGGACGATCAGCGGGCGCTTCTGGAAGACATTCGACGCGTCGTGGCACAGGCACCGCTCTACGTGCCGCGCATGCCACGCACCGGCAAGGCGCTGAGCGTGCGGATGACGAACTGCGGCGACCTTGGCTGGATGACGGACCAGGCCGGTGGCTATCGCTATCAACCCAACCATCCTGCGACTGGCAAGCCGTGGCCGGCGATCCCTGAGGTGCTTCTGGATCTGTGGCGTGATCTCTCAGGCGCCGATTTTCCGCCGGAAGCCTGTCTCGTCAATTTCTACGACGCGGATGCGCGGATGGGATTGCACCAGGACAAGGACGAGCAGAATCTCGAAGCACCAGTCCTTTCCATCTCTCTCGGCGACGATTGCCGCTTCCGGATCGGTGGACCAGTACGCGGCGGCCCTACGGCGTCTCTCAAGCTGAACAGCGGTGACATCGTCGTGCTCGGCGGACGCGCCCGCCTCGCCTATCACGGCGTCGACCGCATCTACGCCGGCACCTCGACGCTCCTGAAGAACGGCGGGCGGATCAATCTGACGCTGCGGCGGGTGACGGCAGCAGAGGCTTCCGGAACCGGGAGTTAA
- a CDS encoding phosphatase PAP2 family protein, producing MSTIESLATKTPLRMPARFLIGENAPILLIIALHGAAVLAVRDWIGYDGLAHPLYFQQWTTLYLVMCPILMIAGILFMIVHRTNDWHERRLLLQQATSANRIATFTSGLVLLMALMLFMGSFTTFKTMMPTLRGGFLYDRAQADWDAWLHFGHEPWTLMQGWLASDWIRQAIEFNYNVVWFLVCFLPLFWIAVSPRASAIRTRYFVCFTLSWIVIGNLLALAWISAGPAFYHHVTGDMERFAGLLAFIAQGEGSAHSAARFQDYLWSTYTRGDMAFGTGISAFPSMHVGLAALNAVFLFDYSRRLGAIAFAYLGLVLASSVYLGWHYAIDGYVSILVVVALHLALKGIEGRSSRIKAS from the coding sequence ATGTCCACGATCGAGAGCCTAGCGACCAAGACGCCTTTGCGAATGCCGGCACGGTTTCTGATCGGCGAGAACGCCCCGATCCTGCTGATCATCGCACTGCATGGGGCGGCGGTTCTCGCCGTTCGGGACTGGATCGGATACGACGGGCTCGCGCACCCGCTTTATTTCCAACAGTGGACCACGCTCTACCTCGTGATGTGCCCGATCCTGATGATCGCCGGCATCCTGTTCATGATCGTCCACCGCACGAACGACTGGCACGAGAGGCGGCTTCTGCTGCAGCAGGCGACGTCTGCAAATCGTATCGCGACATTCACGTCCGGCCTCGTGCTGTTGATGGCACTCATGCTCTTCATGGGCAGCTTCACGACGTTCAAGACGATGATGCCGACGCTTCGTGGCGGCTTCCTCTATGATCGCGCGCAAGCCGATTGGGATGCCTGGCTGCATTTCGGGCATGAGCCGTGGACGTTGATGCAGGGATGGCTCGCGAGCGACTGGATTCGCCAGGCGATCGAATTCAACTACAACGTCGTCTGGTTTCTGGTGTGCTTTCTGCCGTTGTTCTGGATCGCGGTTTCGCCGCGCGCTTCGGCCATTCGCACACGCTATTTTGTCTGTTTCACCCTCAGCTGGATCGTGATCGGCAATCTGCTGGCGCTCGCGTGGATTTCGGCAGGGCCTGCTTTCTACCACCACGTGACCGGCGATATGGAGCGCTTCGCCGGCCTCTTGGCCTTCATTGCCCAAGGCGAAGGGTCCGCTCATTCAGCCGCACGTTTCCAGGACTATCTCTGGTCGACCTATACGCGCGGAGATATGGCGTTCGGAACGGGCATTTCCGCCTTTCCCAGCATGCATGTCGGGCTTGCTGCGCTGAACGCGGTCTTTCTCTTCGACTACAGCCGCAGACTTGGCGCCATTGCCTTCGCCTATCTTGGGCTGGTTCTGGCAAGTTCGGTCTATCTCGGATGGCACTACGCCATCGACGGGTATGTCTCGATCCTCGTCGTTGTCGCGCTCCATCTCGCCCTCAAGGGGATCGAGGGGCGCTCCTCCCGGATCAAAGCTTCCTGA
- the coaA gene encoding type I pantothenate kinase yields MKRDTGFGEDIGLDHFRPGTYSPYRIFSAEEWSRFRADTPLTLTADEIGRLRSLNDPIDVDEVSRIYLAVSRLLSAHVEATQLLFKQRTHFLNAQNTTKTPFVIGIAGSVAVGKSTTARVLQELLKRWPSSPKVDLVTTDGFLYPNATLRRDSMMDRKGFPESYDIGQVLRFLSAIKAGQPNVQAPLYSHLTYDVLPGEFQTVDRPDILIFEGINVLQVRALPEDGKIVPFVSDFFDFSIYIDAPEELIHKWYVERFMRLRETAFKNPESFFNRYVTISEDAARAVAEGLWQNINLKNLRENILPTRPRADLILKKGENHLIEQVALRKL; encoded by the coding sequence ATGAAGCGCGATACGGGCTTTGGCGAGGATATCGGCCTCGATCATTTCAGACCGGGCACCTATTCGCCCTATCGCATCTTCTCCGCCGAGGAATGGTCGCGTTTCAGGGCCGACACGCCGCTGACGTTGACAGCCGACGAGATCGGCCGGCTTCGATCCCTCAACGATCCGATCGACGTCGATGAAGTCAGCCGCATCTATCTTGCTGTATCGCGGCTTCTGTCTGCGCATGTCGAGGCGACACAACTGCTGTTCAAGCAGCGAACGCACTTCCTCAACGCGCAGAACACGACCAAGACACCCTTCGTCATAGGCATTGCGGGATCGGTTGCGGTGGGCAAATCCACCACGGCCCGCGTGCTCCAAGAGCTTCTGAAACGCTGGCCGTCGAGCCCCAAGGTCGATCTGGTGACGACAGACGGCTTTCTTTACCCGAACGCGACGCTACGGCGCGACAGCATGATGGACCGCAAGGGCTTTCCAGAAAGCTACGATATCGGCCAGGTGCTGCGGTTCCTGTCGGCGATCAAGGCGGGACAACCAAACGTCCAGGCGCCGCTCTATTCGCACCTAACCTACGATGTACTGCCGGGCGAGTTCCAGACGGTCGACCGCCCGGACATCCTGATCTTCGAGGGCATCAACGTGCTGCAGGTGCGCGCCTTGCCGGAAGACGGGAAGATCGTGCCCTTCGTCTCCGATTTCTTCGATTTCTCGATCTATATCGATGCGCCTGAAGAGCTGATCCACAAATGGTATGTGGAACGCTTCATGCGCCTGCGGGAAACGGCGTTCAAAAACCCCGAGTCATTCTTCAACCGTTATGTCACGATTTCCGAAGACGCCGCACGCGCCGTGGCGGAAGGCCTTTGGCAAAACATCAATCTGAAGAACCTGCGCGAAAACATCCTGCCCACCCGCCCCCGCGCGGACCTGATCCTCAAGAAGGGCGAGAACCACCTGATCGAACAGGTGGCGCTCAGGAAGCTTTGA
- a CDS encoding phosphoribosyl-ATP diphosphatase encodes MSGFDLSRLEAIVAERAAASPDESWTARLVSKGREKAAQKLGEEAVETVIAAVGQDRAELVGESADLLYHLLVVLKIADIPLAEIMAELERRTGKSGLQEKADRAGSASPR; translated from the coding sequence ATGAGTGGTTTCGATCTTTCCCGGCTGGAAGCGATCGTGGCGGAACGCGCAGCAGCCTCGCCTGACGAATCCTGGACGGCCCGACTGGTGTCTAAAGGACGTGAAAAGGCCGCCCAGAAGCTTGGCGAGGAAGCGGTTGAAACGGTGATTGCGGCCGTTGGCCAGGATCGGGCGGAACTGGTCGGGGAAAGCGCGGATCTACTCTACCATCTGCTCGTCGTCCTGAAAATTGCCGATATTCCGCTCGCCGAGATCATGGCGGAACTCGAGCGCCGCACCGGAAAATCCGGCCTTCAGGAGAAGGCCGATCGCGCCGGGAGCGCCTCGCCGCGATGA
- the hisF gene encoding imidazole glycerol phosphate synthase subunit HisF, translated as MSLKSRVIPCLDVKDGRVVKGVNFVDLIDAGDPVEAAKAYDAAGADELCFLDITASSDNRETIFDVVARTAEQCFMPLTVGGGVRAVADIRKLLLAGADKVSINTAAVNNRAFVNEAADKFGNQCIVVAIDAKKVSGPDEKARWEIFTHGGRKETGIDAIEFAIDMVDRGAGELLLTSMDRDGTKSGFDIALTRSIADAVRAPVIASGGVGTLDHLVEGIRDGHATAVLAASIFHFGTFTIDEAKRHMAAAGIAVRLD; from the coding sequence ATGAGCCTCAAGTCTCGCGTCATCCCCTGCCTCGACGTGAAGGACGGCCGCGTCGTCAAAGGCGTCAATTTCGTCGATCTGATCGACGCGGGCGATCCAGTGGAAGCGGCAAAGGCCTACGACGCGGCGGGTGCCGATGAGCTTTGCTTTCTCGATATCACTGCATCCTCCGACAACCGCGAGACGATCTTCGACGTCGTCGCCCGCACGGCCGAGCAATGCTTCATGCCGTTGACGGTCGGCGGCGGCGTTCGCGCTGTCGCCGATATCCGGAAATTGCTGCTCGCCGGCGCCGACAAGGTGTCGATCAACACGGCAGCGGTGAACAACCGCGCCTTCGTCAACGAAGCGGCCGACAAGTTCGGAAATCAGTGCATCGTCGTCGCGATCGATGCCAAGAAGGTCTCTGGGCCTGACGAGAAAGCGCGCTGGGAAATCTTCACCCACGGTGGGCGCAAGGAAACCGGCATCGACGCCATCGAATTCGCCATCGACATGGTCGACCGTGGCGCGGGCGAACTGCTACTGACCTCCATGGACCGGGATGGCACCAAGAGCGGCTTCGATATCGCCTTGACCCGAAGCATAGCGGACGCCGTGCGGGCACCCGTCATCGCGTCGGGCGGGGTCGGAACGCTTGACCATCTGGTCGAAGGGATCCGCGACGGACATGCAACGGCGGTGCTCGCGGCTTCGATCTTCCATTTCGGCACGTTTACCATCGATGAAGCCAAGCGCCACATGGCCGCCGCCGGCATCGCGGTGCGGCTTGACTAG
- the hisA gene encoding 1-(5-phosphoribosyl)-5-[(5-phosphoribosylamino)methylideneamino]imidazole-4-carboxamide isomerase: protein MILFPAIDLKEGQCVRLKLGDMAQATVYNTDPAAQARAFQDQGFEWLHVVDLDGAFAGSSVNGAAVEAILKATDNPVQLGGGIRTIEQIEAWLDKGLARVILGTVAVRDPALVIEACKRFPGKIAVGIDAKGGKVAVEGWAEASELGVIELARKFEGAGVAAIIYTDIDRDGILTGINWDSTLELADAVSIPVIASGGLASIADVVRMTMPDAARLEGAITGRALYDGRLDPAEALDVLKSAKESGK, encoded by the coding sequence ATGATCCTTTTTCCTGCCATCGACCTGAAAGAGGGTCAGTGCGTGCGTCTGAAGCTTGGCGATATGGCGCAGGCGACGGTCTACAACACCGACCCGGCCGCACAGGCCCGGGCATTCCAGGACCAGGGCTTCGAGTGGCTCCATGTGGTAGATCTCGACGGCGCTTTCGCCGGATCGAGCGTCAATGGTGCTGCTGTGGAAGCCATTCTGAAGGCCACCGACAATCCGGTGCAGCTTGGCGGCGGCATTCGCACGATCGAGCAGATCGAGGCCTGGCTCGACAAGGGACTCGCCCGCGTCATCCTCGGCACAGTTGCCGTGCGTGATCCGGCACTCGTGATTGAAGCCTGCAAGCGCTTCCCCGGCAAGATCGCCGTCGGCATTGATGCCAAGGGCGGAAAGGTTGCCGTTGAAGGGTGGGCGGAAGCCTCCGAACTCGGCGTGATCGAGCTTGCCCGCAAGTTCGAAGGCGCCGGCGTCGCGGCGATCATCTACACCGATATCGACCGGGACGGCATTCTGACCGGCATCAATTGGGACAGCACGCTGGAACTGGCCGACGCGGTCTCCATTCCGGTCATCGCATCCGGTGGGCTCGCTTCCATCGCCGATGTCGTCCGCATGACAATGCCGGACGCGGCGCGCCTTGAAGGTGCGATCACGGGACGGGCACTCTACGATGGAAGGCTCGATCCAGCCGAGGCCCTCGACGTTTTGAAGTCGGCTAAGGAATCCGGCAAATGA
- the hisH gene encoding imidazole glycerol phosphate synthase subunit HisH, whose translation MQVAIIDYGSGNLRSATKAFERAAREAGLAADIHLTADPDIVRHADRIVLPGVGAYADCAAGLAAVDGMCDALDEAVIANGRPFLGICVGMQLMSTRGLEKTVTHGLDWIAGDVVEMSPSDPALKIPQIGWNTIDQRSDHPLLAGIPTGRDGLHAYFVHSYHLAASRPEDVVATTDYGGAMTAIVARDNRAGTQFHPEKSQTLGLALIANFLRWAP comes from the coding sequence ATGCAGGTCGCGATCATCGATTATGGCTCCGGCAATCTGCGTTCGGCCACGAAGGCTTTCGAGCGCGCCGCTCGTGAGGCAGGACTTGCCGCTGACATCCACCTCACGGCCGATCCGGACATCGTTCGGCACGCAGATCGCATCGTGCTGCCCGGCGTCGGTGCCTACGCCGACTGTGCGGCCGGTCTCGCTGCCGTCGACGGCATGTGCGACGCGCTGGACGAAGCTGTCATCGCAAACGGCCGACCGTTCCTCGGCATTTGCGTCGGCATGCAGCTCATGTCGACCCGCGGGCTGGAAAAGACCGTGACGCACGGCCTCGATTGGATTGCGGGCGACGTCGTCGAGATGAGCCCCAGCGATCCCGCTCTGAAGATCCCGCAGATCGGTTGGAACACCATCGATCAGCGCAGCGACCACCCGCTGCTCGCCGGCATCCCGACCGGGCGCGACGGGCTGCACGCCTATTTCGTGCACTCCTATCACCTTGCCGCCAGCCGTCCGGAAGACGTCGTCGCGACCACCGACTATGGAGGCGCGATGACTGCGATCGTCGCGCGCGACAATCGTGCCGGCACCCAGTTTCACCCCGAAAAGAGCCAGACACTCGGCCTCGCTCTCATCGCCAATTTCCTGCGTTGGGCCCCATGA
- a CDS encoding DUF2628 domain-containing protein: MKTFVVMTPPGGDPDGIETRFIRDGFAPLAFIFPVFWFLWHRMWLWAGVFFLVTAVTNWLMATGDTFATGFALSVATSLYAGLEGNRLRASKLEARGWTMDALVDATSLDEAEEVFFARPAATGSVDKTEPDVREKRPVGTKPGFQRPEESFGMFEWNGVR, from the coding sequence ATGAAAACCTTCGTGGTGATGACGCCGCCGGGCGGCGACCCGGACGGGATCGAGACGCGCTTCATTCGCGATGGCTTTGCGCCGCTCGCCTTCATCTTCCCGGTCTTCTGGTTCCTCTGGCACCGCATGTGGTTGTGGGCAGGGGTCTTTTTTCTTGTCACTGCCGTCACCAACTGGCTCATGGCAACAGGCGATACCTTCGCCACTGGCTTTGCGCTGTCGGTTGCGACATCGCTTTATGCCGGTCTCGAGGGCAACCGGCTGCGTGCATCGAAGCTGGAAGCGCGTGGCTGGACGATGGATGCCCTGGTCGACGCAACTTCGCTTGATGAGGCCGAAGAAGTTTTCTTCGCCAGGCCCGCAGCGACTGGTTCCGTGGACAAAACTGAACCGGATGTGCGTGAGAAAAGGCCCGTTGGCACGAAACCCGGCTTTCAGAGGCCAGAGGAGAGCTTCGGCATGTTTGAATGGAATGGAGTGCGCTGA